In Tepidisphaeraceae bacterium, a single window of DNA contains:
- a CDS encoding RNA polymerase sigma factor: MEQVAKHFVPAEENMPAVVGRIGPDDPRPTQVDRSSEGPTDAALVARVLSGDRPAFDVLIARYQRQAVAVSYRLLGNGQDALDVTQDAFFKAFNSLPTLQNPQAFGGWLMRIVSNLSLNYRRGRKTRTKAQLPLDDMLTGEGATESTSDWAANTADPARTLASREMGAKLNEAMAALPEKQRAALVMFTIEQMPQKDVAEALKCSVEAVKWHVFQGRKKLKELLKDHL; this comes from the coding sequence ATGGAACAGGTAGCCAAGCATTTTGTGCCGGCCGAAGAGAATATGCCGGCGGTCGTGGGCCGCATTGGTCCCGACGATCCGCGTCCGACGCAGGTCGATCGCAGCAGTGAAGGTCCGACCGACGCCGCGCTCGTCGCCCGCGTTCTGAGCGGTGATCGCCCGGCGTTCGACGTGTTGATCGCTCGGTATCAACGGCAAGCCGTCGCGGTGTCGTATCGGTTGCTGGGTAATGGCCAGGACGCCTTGGACGTAACGCAGGACGCGTTCTTCAAGGCGTTCAACAGCCTGCCGACGCTGCAGAACCCGCAGGCGTTCGGTGGCTGGCTGATGCGGATCGTGTCGAACCTGTCGCTGAACTATCGTCGGGGTCGAAAGACGCGCACGAAGGCGCAATTGCCCTTGGACGACATGCTGACCGGTGAGGGCGCGACCGAGAGCACCAGCGACTGGGCCGCCAACACCGCCGACCCCGCCCGCACGCTTGCCAGCCGGGAAATGGGCGCGAAGTTGAACGAAGCGATGGCGGCGTTGCCGGAGAAACAGCGGGCGGCGCTCGTGATGTTCACGATCGAGCAGATGCCGCAGAAGGACGTCGCCGAGGCGCTCAAGTGCAGCGTGGAAGCGGTGAAGTGGCACGTGTTCCAGGGTCGTAAGAAACTGAAGGAACTGCTCAAGGATCACCTTTGA